From Niallia sp. Man26:
TATTGCTGATTCGCAACAGAAGCAACTAAAATATCAATAATAGTTAATTGAGCAATCCTTGATGAAATGGCATCTGTTCGAAATAAGGTCTCTTTAGAAGCTGTTTGCAGCACAATATCCGAAATTTTAGTAATAGGAGACTTTGAAGAATTCGTAATACATATGATGGCAGCTCCTGCTTCTTTTGCAATTTTCACCGCCGCTAAAACGTCTGTGTTAGAGCCTGTATGTGAAATGGCGATAACAACATCTTCAGGTGTGAGTACACTTGCTGACATAGCCTGAAGGACAGGATCGCTATAGGTAAATGATTTTATACCTAGCTTTAACAGTTTATGATGAGCATCCGCTGCGACTGCCCCTGAGCCGCCCGTTCCATATAGTTCAATTACGCGAGCTTTTGATATAGCGTCCACTGCTTTTCTTAATTCATCGTCACTGCAAACCTCGATTGAATCATAAAGTGCCTGAATATTTGACTGGAATACCTTCTTTTTAATCATGACAACGTCATCGCCCTTTTCAATCACTTCATGAATTTGTTTTTCAGGGGCAATGACTTCCTTTGCCAAGTTTATTTTTAAGTCTTGAAACCCCTTATAACCAAGGCGTTTACATAAACGGACAACAGAAGATTCACTTGTTTCACTTCTTTCAGCGACTTCTGTAATGGAAAGATGAATTATCTCATCTTGGTTTTGTTCAATAAACTCTATAATCTTTTTCTCAGAATCCCTTAGTTTTGACATGGCAGCATTTATTCTTGTGAAAAAACCAGGATTTGTATTGATATTCAATTCGTTCATGGATACCCCTCCACTTTCTTTCACATACTAATTTATCATTAATTTTATAATATTTATTGGCAAATTTCCTACTTAATTTCTCCATTTTAACAGAATGGCTATGAAAATGATTCAAGTAAAGCAGATTTATCTTAGGGCATAAATATAGGAGGTAAACCATCGGCTTACCTCCTAATTAATTATTCAGCACCTTGCTGATAATCAATATCATATTTTTTCGCTAGTTTTGCCATATCTTCATGATAATCTTTCAACATCAACAAGTACTCTTGTGCTTTTGCGTTAGATTTCCCGAACAGTTCTTCATTATCCTTTTCCAGCGCTTCTTTTTCAAGCTGCAAAGCTTCGTAGTAAGTGCTTGTTGCATCTTCCATTTGCTTTTTCAATGGTTCCAGTTCTGAAGAATTCACTTGTATATTTTTTGCTTCACTAACGGCTTTTTCGTATGTAGGAATTACTTTATTTGTCAGCACATCATATAGCTTATCCTCTGAACTGTAATTGTCACCAGAAACAGTTGCCAATTCGTCATTTGCTTCTGTTTCATAGGCAGAAACCTTTGCAATATCATTATTAATGAAATTAACTATTTCTTTTTGTGTTTCTTCCTGAGAAGCTTTGTCTTCAGTTTGTTCTGTCTCCTCTTTCGGAGTTGAATTATTATCGCTGCATCCTGCAAGCAATATTAGCACAGCAAACAGACTGTAAAATAATTTTGTCAAAATCTTAACCTCACTTATTCTATGTTTGTAAAAAATCTCTCTAATAACTATAACATATCAAATATAGATATATGTTTAAAATGCTCGGATTGCATACCTTCTATTCCTAATCTGACATGCTCTATAAATCCTAAAAGGAATAATAGGGTCTTAACATAGTGACGCACATTTAAGAAAATGGCTGTAAATTTATGCATTATGAGTACATTACTATAAAAGTTAAGAGATTTTTGACATTATAGTGACTATAATTAGACACTATTATTCAACCCTTTATATAACAGGTTTATTGAAATTCCACCTTTTAACAAACCACTCTTCCATTTACGTAAAAATATCATAGACCCTTACAATAGTGACCCCTGAATCACTCATTTAATTTCCCACTAAAAAAAATCCTGCCTAAACAGGATCTAACTGGATATTTATTTTACTAATACAGTAGTATTAGCAGGTATAGTTAACATCGAATCATTCTTTATTACACCCGCTTCACTTGAAAAAACTACTTCTCCATTGCCGGCAATAGTTACTGCAACTGTCTCATTTGAAATATTATGATAAATCTGGATGGTTTGGTGGAGGGTCCGTTTATAGGCGACTATTTTTGCATTATTGACTTCCATCGCTTCTAAATTTCCTTTTAGTAACTCGTCATACCCTTGGCGAACACGGATCATTTTACGATAGTGGTTTAACAGGGAAGCTTGATCGTTGTCTTGTGCTTCAACAGAGATACCATTTCCGCCAATATTGTAGGTTGGTGTTTGCCAGCTTGTTTGGCCTTCCCCGTCGCCTTCAAACCAACGGAATGGCTCACGGATGAACTCATCTGGTTTTGCGCCTGTCATACCGATTTCTTCCCCATAATAGATAAATGGATTGCCAGGCAATGTCAACAGAATGGATGCGGCCGACTTCGCTTTAGCAGCATCACTATTCAGCTCGCTCATAACACGGTTTTGATCATGATTGGATAAGAAAATGGCATCGATTATAGTGGGATTATAAGTGTGGTAAAGTGCTGCTGTTGCTAGTGCTGCTGCGGTAATACCTTGATCTGTGCCGCTTTTAACAGAAAGGATGATTTTATCTGCTAAATGGAAATTAAAGGCTGAATCTAATGCCTCATAGTACGGTGCAACTACCTCTGGCAAATCCCAAACTTCACCGACTAAATACACATCTGGTTTACTCTGCTGCATCACAGCTCTGAATTCTTTCCACCATTCGAGGTTATTAGCTGCACCATCTTCAGTTTGCCCTTTATAGATATGCATCGCCGCATCCAGCCGGAAACCGTCGGCCCCTTGGCTGAGCCAATACTGCCCAATTTTAATCATTTCTGCTCTAACGTCATGATGATTAAAATTCAAATCAGGCATGCCAGACCAAAATGTGCCATAGTAATAGCCCTCTCCGTTTGGGTTTTTATACCATACTTGCTGACCCCATGATCCTGTTTCGTTTAAATCGGCATGTTCATCTGCCCACACATAATAAGTACGGTATTTACTGTTTATATCTTGACTGGCTTCCTTAAACCAAGGATGCTCACTGCTCGTATGATTAACAACTAAATCCATAATTACCTTCATGCCCCGTTTATGTGCTTCATTAGTCAGGTTACGAAAATCTTCCAACGTTCCATATTCAGGATCTATATTATAGTAATCTGTCACATCATATTTATGGTAGCTTGGTGACGTATTAATCGGCATCAGCCACATTCCATTTACTTGCAAGTCTTTACTGGTGCTCCTATTGCCGTCATTCAAGTAATCAAGCTGACTGATAACCCCTTTTAAGTCACCATGGCCATTACTATCAGAATCATAAAAAGATTTCACATAGATTTCATAAAAAACACCGTCTTTATCATATTGGCTTTCCCCGCTTTGAGCACTTACCTGAGATGATAAACTAACAGTTTGCGGCAATGACAATTTTACTCCGTACCAATTTCTCAATTGCCTTCCCCCTTTTTAAATGAAATCGTTTACATTTTAACTATACCTGTAAGGACAGCACGTTGCAAATATTTGGGGGAAATTGATTCTTTTTACATGATAATTATCAGCAGCTTAAAAAAGAAGTTTTCTTAAACATAATCTAAAACAGCTTTTAAACAATACCACATCCTTTAGCTTATTTCAGTTACGAAAAATGTCACAGTCTTCAGGACTTTAACTCTAAAATACTAGATTAATAGAAAAATGTCATAATTCGCAAAACTATTAATTCTTTAGCCGTGTTATATTTTACATGTAATCTGGCATGCAGGTCCCTGACAGATTATAAAAAAATGATTAAAAGGAGAAAAACAATGAAAAAGAAACTTATCCCTGGTTTATTAATTACCGCTTTTCTTTTTTCAATCTTGACTCCTACTGGGTTTGCACAGAAAAAATCCTTCTCGTTTAATGTAACTCCGTCGCAAAATAGTGGTGTAGCGTATTCTGCACCTAACCCGAAAGATGATACTGAACAAAAAGGCTATATTTACACTACAAAGCACAATATAATATCTTCTGATATATACTACTACAACATAAGAAAAAGCCCGTCAACTAGTGCAACATCTTACACTGGTTACATTAGGGTAACTCCCTCTAATGCAAAAAAAATTGTCAAAGCTTATAGTAAAAAAGCGAACAAAGGTCAAAGTTTAATTCTGCAAGCGGATACAGATAAATACTCTGTACACTCAGAAGGTTATTGGTACTCTTAACAAGCTAAATCGTCTAAATTAACATAGACCGACTACTACCTGCATCGGTCTCTGATTATTACTTAATCATTTTTGAAAGGAGTATAAGTCTTGAAAAAAATATGGTTATTGCTGCTTTGCACATTTCTAGTCGTGCTTTCTGGCTGCTTTCCAACAGGTGAACAAAACGCTGCATCTGATTCGAAACAGGCAAACAAATCAAATGAACCAACACCTGATAATCTTGATGTGGAATTGGACAAAAACTTGCTTGTAAAAGCAGATATAGCTGGTGGAGAAAATAAAGATTATCCCTCACTCTCCATCTCACCGAAGGACTTTAAGAACGATCCGTTAAAGCAGGAACTTGTAAATAATAAAGAATTAACAGATACTTTTGAAAACAATAATGAGATTAAACCAGACTATAAAGATGTATATTTTGAATTTACGGATGGATCGTATATGTCGATAGAATTAGGTACTGTTAGGTTTGAGGATTCATTTTACAGTGATCGTGAATATTCTGATGTTATATATGGTGCAAAACCCAATATACGGTCTGATTTGCACGATATATACAAAAAAACAGCACTTGAAAATATTAATAGCAACGATGCCATTGAAAAGGTTAAAAAGGCAGCAAATGAATACGGTATAACCAACCTTGGAAATCCAGATGTGATTGCTTTAGATTTAGAAACATTAGAAAATGAATGGGAGGATTACGAACAAAAGGACGGCGGTCATCCTCGCAAATGGGAAAAGGCTGATGAAGCATATGTAGTCACCTTTCCTGTTGTACATAACAATCTAATCATAACAAACAAAGGTTATTTTAGTAATGCTGCTGAAATACCGGTAATAGGAAGCCGGATAGTAGGTGTTGTTAATAAAGATGGAATAATTGCCTTAACTCTAGACGGCATATATGATACAGGCAAAACAATACAAAATAAAGTAAATCCGATTTCCTTGGAAGACGCCTTAAACATGGTTGAAAACAAGTACAAAGATGTCATATTAACAGACCCAATAACAATATCAAAAATAGCATTAGAGTATGTTCCAATTGTGTCCAAGCAGGATTCCATCAGCTATAAACTAACCCCTGCATGGGTCTTTACCGCCAAACAGGATGTAACGTCTAGTGATGAAAAAGGCACAAACACAGCATCCGATTATTTTACTATCATAATCGATGCAGATACGGGCCAAGAATTGCGTATTGGAAGTGACTATTAATATGAAAAGTAGAGCATTAACTATGTCGTTTATGCAAGTATTTTCGTCTCCTGTTTTTTACCTTTCCATCATCGGTGTTACTTTACTTTGTTTTATAAGCGTCTGGGAAGAAATTAACAGTGTTGCTGGAGATGTAGCTTATTATTTTGATATTTTTATAGGCTTAACAATGTTTAAAAAATTAGTAGTTTTATTTGCTGCGTTTCCTTATGTATCCAGCTTCTGCAGTGATTGGAAATGCCAATTTATAAAACCAGTTGTCATCCGTACAGGGATTAGCAAATATGTGTGGTCAAAAATTATTACTTGTTTTGTCAGTGGTTTATTAACTGTATTTATAGGACAAATCCTATTTATCATCTTACTGTCATTTAAGTTCCCCTTGTTTCCAAATGAAGATTTAAACCAAGT
This genomic window contains:
- a CDS encoding MurR/RpiR family transcriptional regulator; protein product: MNELNINTNPGFFTRINAAMSKLRDSEKKIIEFIEQNQDEIIHLSITEVAERSETSESSVVRLCKRLGYKGFQDLKINLAKEVIAPEKQIHEVIEKGDDVVMIKKKVFQSNIQALYDSIEVCSDDELRKAVDAISKARVIELYGTGGSGAVAADAHHKLLKLGIKSFTYSDPVLQAMSASVLTPEDVVIAISHTGSNTDVLAAVKIAKEAGAAIICITNSSKSPITKISDIVLQTASKETLFRTDAISSRIAQLTIIDILVASVANQQYELYYSNLQKTRKSTTDKKM
- a CDS encoding alpha-amylase family glycosyl hydrolase, with the translated sequence MRNWYGVKLSLPQTVSLSSQVSAQSGESQYDKDGVFYEIYVKSFYDSDSNGHGDLKGVISQLDYLNDGNRSTSKDLQVNGMWLMPINTSPSYHKYDVTDYYNIDPEYGTLEDFRNLTNEAHKRGMKVIMDLVVNHTSSEHPWFKEASQDINSKYRTYYVWADEHADLNETGSWGQQVWYKNPNGEGYYYGTFWSGMPDLNFNHHDVRAEMIKIGQYWLSQGADGFRLDAAMHIYKGQTEDGAANNLEWWKEFRAVMQQSKPDVYLVGEVWDLPEVVAPYYEALDSAFNFHLADKIILSVKSGTDQGITAAALATAALYHTYNPTIIDAIFLSNHDQNRVMSELNSDAAKAKSAASILLTLPGNPFIYYGEEIGMTGAKPDEFIREPFRWFEGDGEGQTSWQTPTYNIGGNGISVEAQDNDQASLLNHYRKMIRVRQGYDELLKGNLEAMEVNNAKIVAYKRTLHQTIQIYHNISNETVAVTIAGNGEVVFSSEAGVIKNDSMLTIPANTTVLVK